A part of Candidatus Krumholzibacteriia bacterium genomic DNA contains:
- a CDS encoding MBL fold metallo-hydrolase, producing the protein MKPGYVAACGILLLPALAAFSVFAAETESPIGVENVAPGVYAVISRDPLGLANHSNAVFIVNDEDVVVVDTQFTLKRTRTVLAALRNITDKPVSVVINTHWHDDHTFGNQVYRNAFPGAEIIAQTFTREDMATIGVENRERQVEGGPGAIAMFRDAINKGTSLDGTPMSDGERAAYQSTIAIAEEYLGEMPAFSLTLPEKTFDDVITLTRGARVIEIRHFGSGITRGDAVVFLPRESVLVAGDLVDNPLPFAYGCDVSGWIDALARIRMMDADVIVPGHGAVMRNDLQVVMLEEALTSIRQQATDAVARGETLEQARAGAKMDDFSGAMAGGSKMKRFLFEEYFLGPAMTSAYNAASSR; encoded by the coding sequence ATGAAACCTGGCTATGTGGCCGCGTGTGGCATTCTGCTCCTTCCCGCCCTGGCTGCTTTCTCAGTGTTCGCCGCCGAAACCGAGTCCCCGATTGGCGTGGAAAACGTCGCGCCGGGGGTCTACGCCGTCATCAGCCGGGATCCGCTGGGACTCGCCAATCATTCCAATGCGGTATTCATCGTGAACGACGAGGACGTCGTCGTGGTGGACACGCAATTCACACTCAAGCGCACCCGCACCGTGCTCGCCGCGTTGCGAAACATCACCGACAAGCCGGTCAGCGTGGTGATCAACACGCACTGGCACGACGACCACACCTTCGGCAACCAGGTATACCGCAATGCGTTTCCCGGCGCGGAGATCATCGCGCAAACGTTCACGCGTGAGGACATGGCCACAATCGGTGTGGAGAATCGCGAGCGGCAGGTTGAAGGCGGACCCGGGGCCATTGCGATGTTCCGCGACGCGATCAACAAGGGAACCAGCCTGGATGGTACGCCGATGAGTGACGGGGAGCGCGCGGCGTACCAGAGTACCATCGCCATCGCGGAGGAATACCTGGGCGAGATGCCCGCGTTTTCGCTGACCCTGCCGGAGAAGACCTTCGACGACGTCATCACCCTCACGCGTGGCGCACGCGTCATCGAGATCCGCCACTTCGGTTCCGGGATTACCCGTGGCGACGCGGTGGTCTTTCTTCCCAGGGAGAGCGTGCTTGTGGCGGGCGATCTGGTGGACAACCCGCTGCCGTTCGCCTACGGGTGCGACGTTTCCGGCTGGATCGATGCCCTGGCCAGAATCCGCATGATGGATGCCGATGTCATCGTGCCCGGGCACGGCGCGGTGATGCGCAACGACCTGCAGGTTGTGATGCTTGAAGAGGCGCTGACGTCGATCAGGCAGCAGGCCACGGACGCGGTGGCGCGCGGCGAGACGCTGGAGCAGGCGCGTGCCGGCGCAAAAATGGACGATTTCAGCGGGGCGATGGCCGGCGGCAGCAAGATGAAACGCTTCCTGTTCGAGGAGTACTTCCTGGGGCCCGCGATGACCAGCGCGTACAACGCGGCGTCGTCACGGTAA
- a CDS encoding methyltransferase domain-containing protein, translating to MTDSNLEAQIRAATVYEEFFVPALFSQWTHLLAKVTAVRGGSRVLDVGCGTGIFARDAARLVGSTGFVAGVDPNPGMLTVALRVAPELEWREGVAAALPYDDGVFDVVASQFGLMFFDDRIAALRDMKRVLAPGGRLGVAVWDALDNIPAYSILVALIQHLVGKRAADALRQPFVLGNPEAVRDLFERAGMTDPTVETYTGVARYPSIRSWVLTDVKGWFPLVDVVLDKSEYDTLATEAERALGLFTTSGKMVEFPISVHMVSASK from the coding sequence ATGACGGATTCAAACCTCGAGGCCCAGATTCGCGCAGCGACGGTGTACGAGGAGTTCTTCGTCCCGGCGCTGTTTTCCCAGTGGACCCACCTGCTGGCGAAGGTCACCGCGGTACGCGGCGGGAGCCGGGTGCTGGACGTGGGCTGCGGAACGGGAATCTTTGCCCGCGACGCGGCCAGGCTGGTGGGCAGCACCGGTTTCGTGGCTGGCGTCGATCCCAACCCCGGCATGCTCACGGTGGCGTTGCGCGTTGCGCCCGAGCTGGAATGGCGGGAAGGTGTGGCGGCGGCGCTGCCGTACGACGATGGCGTGTTCGACGTGGTCGCGTCACAGTTCGGATTGATGTTCTTCGACGATCGCATTGCGGCACTTCGCGATATGAAGCGCGTGCTCGCGCCGGGTGGTCGCCTGGGTGTGGCGGTGTGGGATGCACTCGACAATATCCCCGCGTACTCGATACTGGTGGCGTTGATCCAGCACCTGGTGGGGAAACGGGCCGCGGATGCCCTGCGGCAACCGTTCGTACTGGGAAATCCGGAGGCGGTGCGGGACCTGTTCGAGCGTGCCGGCATGACCGACCCCACGGTGGAGACATACACGGGTGTTGCACGCTACCCGAGCATTCGTTCGTGGGTGCTCACCGACGTGAAGGGTTGGTTTCCGCTGGTCGACGTCGTGCTCGACAAGTCGGAATATGATACGCTCGCCACCGAGGCCGAGCGTGCGCTGGGTCTGTTCACAACCTCCGGCAAGATGGTGGAGTTTCCCATCTCCGTGCATATGGTGTCCGCAAGCAAGTGA
- a CDS encoding STAS/SEC14 domain-containing protein — MPVTYRMDNNIAEMALVGETDPDDVIQTFHHLLNDPACAPRFGLLVDVRGSSTLATRTTEDIIRVASHLGPHSERVARCAVLATEDVHFGLSRLGAVYSEAAGVMTNVFRDRDAALAWLRAAATP, encoded by the coding sequence GTGCCGGTTACGTATCGCATGGACAACAACATCGCGGAGATGGCGCTCGTCGGTGAGACCGATCCAGACGACGTCATCCAGACCTTTCACCACCTGCTCAATGATCCCGCATGTGCGCCCAGGTTCGGCCTGCTGGTGGACGTGAGAGGGTCTTCCACACTCGCAACCCGCACCACCGAGGACATCATTCGTGTGGCCTCCCACCTGGGCCCGCACAGCGAGCGTGTGGCCCGTTGCGCGGTTCTTGCCACCGAGGACGTCCATTTCGGCCTCAGCCGGCTGGGTGCCGTCTACAGCGAGGCCGCGGGCGTGATGACGAATGTCTTCCGCGATCGTGACGCCGCACTGGCGTGGCTGCGCGCCGCTGCTACCCCCTGA
- a CDS encoding SDR family NAD(P)-dependent oxidoreductase, with translation MQEGNRIALITGGNRGLGLETARQLAQRGLRIIVTSRREAEGYAAAQELIAEGLTCEFRPLDVASDASVGTLRASLEADRLTIDILVNNAGVALRGFNADVVRRTLAVNYFGAARVTDALLPLMPDGGTVVMVSSALGEISNYRAELKKRLLDPALARGEIDALMRSLTNYVEHGVHAEAGWPASAYNASKAGLNALTRVYARDLAPRRIRVNAVCPGWVRTDMGGRSATRGVEEGAASIVWGALLDATTTGGFFRDGEAIPW, from the coding sequence ATGCAGGAAGGAAACCGCATTGCGCTCATCACCGGAGGCAACCGCGGCCTCGGCCTGGAGACCGCGCGGCAGCTTGCCCAGCGCGGGCTGCGCATAATCGTCACCAGCCGCCGGGAGGCGGAGGGGTACGCGGCGGCGCAGGAACTGATTGCCGAGGGGCTCACCTGCGAGTTCAGACCCCTGGACGTCGCTAGCGACGCAAGCGTCGGGACGCTTCGGGCCAGTCTCGAAGCGGACCGCCTCACCATCGACATTCTCGTCAACAACGCCGGTGTGGCGCTGCGCGGCTTCAACGCCGACGTCGTGCGCCGTACCCTCGCGGTAAACTACTTTGGTGCCGCGCGCGTGACCGACGCGCTGCTGCCCTTGATGCCCGATGGCGGGACCGTCGTCATGGTGTCCAGCGCGCTGGGAGAGATTTCCAACTACCGCGCCGAACTCAAGAAGCGCCTGCTCGACCCGGCGCTGGCGCGTGGTGAGATCGACGCGCTGATGCGCTCCTTAACAAATTACGTCGAGCACGGCGTGCACGCGGAGGCGGGGTGGCCCGCGTCGGCCTACAACGCCTCCAAGGCGGGCCTGAACGCGCTCACCCGCGTCTACGCCCGCGACCTGGCGCCGCGCCGCATCCGCGTGAACGCGGTGTGCCCGGGCTGGGTGCGCACCGACATGGGCGGGCGCAGCGCCACCCGCGGCGTGGAGGAGGGCGCCGCGTCTATTGTATGGGGGGCGCTGCTCGACGCCACTACCACCGGTGGCTTCTTTCGCGACGGCGAGGCGATTCCCTGGTGA